One Xenopus tropicalis strain Nigerian chromosome 8, UCB_Xtro_10.0, whole genome shotgun sequence genomic window carries:
- the LOC100493023 gene encoding vomeronasal type-2 receptor 26-like: MSGKWMVTVYLALSTKRIDIRNYQSLLAFVFAVTEINKNPRLLPNITLGFHIVDHCLTEAMATIGMIDIMSGKGLPIPNYRWGLSPNLVAVVDGISSKVTLLIARMLVQISYASMDPVLSDKNQFPSFYRTVPNEIAQYDALMHKYIKKVSITGGDGNELHFDENGDMPSDFDILNWIVYPNQTLGSIKVGTYAQRSASQELRINESLIRWSPSFNETPRTPCSETCLIGFRKKPKEGFPECCNDCAPCPEGEISNQTGECCFKCPINQWPNLNRTICTDKVIIYLSYHEPLGASLALLSVLFCIMTCLVLMIFTKYRNTAVVKANNRDLSYILLVSLKICFLCNLMFIGHPRHVTCILRQTVFGVIFSIVISSVLAKTVTVVIAFNATRPGSKLKNYLGPRVSNSIVIFCSLMQVIICTSGLINSPPFPYYNTDDIVGMIVAECHEHSSYGFYCILGFMGLLAALSFIIAFFARTLPDIFNEAKFITFSMLLFCSVWVSFIPAYLSTKGKYVVAVEIFAILSSSSGILGCIFIPKS; the protein is encoded by the exons ATGTCAGGAAAATGGATGGTCACTGTGTACTTAGCACTGAGTACTAAGAG AATAGACATCAGGAATTATCAGAGTCTCTTGGCCTTTGTATTTGCTGTCactgaaataaacaaaaaccCAAGACTGCTGCCCAATATCACTCTGGGCTTCCATATTGTAGATCACTGTTTGACTGAAGCAATGGCAACAATTGGAATGATTGACATTATGAGTGGAAAAGGGCTTCCCATCCCTAACTATCGCTGGGGCCTTTCACCTAACTTGGTGGCTGTTGTGGATGGCATATCTTCCAAAGTGACTCTCCTTATAGCCagaatgttagtacag ATTAGTTATGCATCCATGGATCCAGTATTAAGTGATAAAAATCAGTTTCCATCTTTTTACCGCACTGTGCCTAATGAAATTGCCCAGTATGATGCACTT atGCACAAGTATATAAAGAAAGTCAGTATTACAGGTGGGGACGGGAATGAGTTACATTTTGATGAGAATGGAGATATGCCTTCTGACTTTGACATTTTAAACTGGATTGTCTACCCAAATCAGACTCTTGGTAGCATCAAAGTAGGAACATATGCACAGAGATCTGCCTCCCAGGAACTGAGAATAAATGAAAGTCTAATACGATGGAGCCCATCTTTTAATGAA ACCCCACGTACACCTTGCAGTGAAACCTGCCTTATTGGGTTTAGGAAGAAACCTAAAGAAGGATTCCCTGAGTGCTGCAATGACTGTGCACCCTGCCCAGAGGGAGAGATATCCAACCAGACAGGTGAGTG TTGTTTTAAATGTCCAATAAACCAATGGCCTAATTTAAATAGAACCATTTGCACTGATAAAGTGATCATTTACTTATCCTATCATGAGCCCCTAGGTGCATCACTGGCTTTGTTATCAGTTCTGTTTTGTATCATGACTTGTTTGGTTCTGATGATCTTCACTAAATACAGGAACACAGCGGTTGTTAAAGCCAATAACCGAGATCTCAGCTACATCCTCCTTGTGTCCCTCAAGATTTGCTTTCTATGTAATTTGATGTTCATTGGCCATCCCCGCCATGTGACCTGCATTCTAAGACAAACAGTGTTTGGTGTCATCTTCTCTATTGTTATTTCTTCAGTTTTGGCTAAAACTGTAACAGTGGtcattgccttcaatgccaccaGGCCTGGAAGCAAACTGAAGAATTATTTGGGACCCAGAGTTTCTAATTCCATTGTAATATTCTGTTCATTGATGCAAGTGATTATATGCACCAGCGGGTTAATCAACTCTCCCCCATTTCCTTATTATAACACCGATGATATAGTTGGGATGATAGTAGCCGAGTGCCATGAACATTCAAGCTATGGATTTTACTGCATCCTGGGATTTATGGGATTATTGGCAGCTCTTAGTTTTATTATTGCTTTCTTTGCTCGGACATTACCTGATATCTTCAACGAAGCCAAGTTTATCACCTTCAGCATGTTGCTGTTCTGCAGTG